A genomic stretch from Mycosarcoma maydis chromosome 3, whole genome shotgun sequence includes:
- a CDS encoding uncharacterized protein (related to UDP-N-acetylglucosaminyltransferase) — translation MPNLPSSSFSSEASSTASYRRGSEQLPSAYLASQAGFPPRRASFGNAPPTGSANMMLRAASAMIAQASSGAEGLHAVSSALLNQAKAQASAVSHPSQDVNAHTASATHSQSIPMARNASDSASYSAAISAHIASALENQMTSPRPPHSASLLPHTTTPNSTAIDPLIALPDSDSIQPEVQMGRIAAQAAAREAQTQWRTQLALRRSSLQPHSATAAQASNTAPRPSTSSTAAAASTSSGDTANVHSQSQPSANPASPNQRSNTQSTLDPDTADMSFTEYLRFLGLSHIPLPSEGIELSFGPDNSSNSRYWDATNPHMGFSLSGVPSMPLMPNPPLQMLPPPASPSFRRKLPRAHSWFRHRSSASASSFECTDTSNDFEPNVMSPFPYPFQVVQTPGGTARAGWWVPVSEVPPERRAEAVKIGEEPASSAVFGVARATKLQSVPEHVSGAERDGGDQEAQLLFQPSYRDFTQDEYSTLATAAAYATAALTSIASTPGGTSQSSSWRPLTASEQEAIAIQLRAWAGLDGPHAQAQARKALEQRQMHLIQQAIRKDPSTPYAADQQQVASQDHLSQLHGPAGAARFFPPDFASHYRTQLRALAEGYYTRLHNENLTQAHYAQSAAKDPGMDTPVIHHDATPTCDAHKAPTGETVQPPSPDIAVLSRTQPPVHTPTLRPGACDPVELLSAASNAAGQESSSPEVRDQLLQYAHTLYTQGNPQADSSAKGTDKLHPTLLPLLHTLHKLHPTHLPILLLLSCAYYAASNYAGSLWYNNQILRIDPNYVESMSNIGTTLRALGRYKEAESWWWRAIRLRPGYWDAYENLLGVMCSVNAPTAVANKSDPEHGPGEAPPSQPRFQEALQLCEFVEAHVVGQQDVSGMSMMPLYLPPNLPLTQTPRLQNLFYAKGNLKFVLPEFGSVPAAAEYQKAVEVVLSTDASSRYSLRDLVVATCAVGLLSMGAMLPETAAAAAAVEVALALGINPTNPEHAVILASGSFSRFCQGGVLALVQLSGDVVVQTLLRLGNGQLPMLLLLPEAATQLCKVVFAETAGNLPALSRPSQSQIAKPQNLATLQQVQKQAAQTTSTILLTLAKLFQDAIASPMAGPHGSLTLGGIPPSISLLLPLYYLSISMHASASTCNNLGILLSSIPVVTTVINAAGQPQQLNGQALAMQYYTQGLQLDPRHPHIYTNLGSLLKDLGHLNEAIKMYQKAVECNPNFDVALANLGNAIKDQGRTQDSVVYYRRAVQVNPHFPEALCGLVNALLAVCDWSEVYTDRRDAEEPKQKSDERGETRASASTSGWMDKVSELVSKQLSEGYRYGAGAFQTAASLADWVRAIIEAIGDTRTDAPQIWTRRLQPFYQPGFDRVANQVCEGGYLIQLVERMIRQSQRRWYVDVYGADTLQTSTELPRVTAAAAAAASNSSRYARPKLPSCLVTPAVPTVLPFHTFTYPLSARQIRLICHRNALRISHTTLTQMWMPDVVYPPPSPPSPKINIGYISSDFNNHPLAHLMQSVFGLHDRSLFNVFLYATTPSDASPYRQKIEREAQHFLDVSAWSNQQVVERIVMDNIHVLVNLNGYTKGARNEIFAARPCAVQVEFMGFAGCMASRWTDWVVADPIVCPPEMTSVDRWRQQSELAAKSGSVLQQRATDLLADLDPEDGSEDWVYPERFIYMPHSYFVNDHKQGFRENVAVAGTVDAPGVVSQGAQRSSDSARESTCSSSDEQLWASEEEKRYAMRRELFPNLPDDYVIFADFNQLYKCDPMLFRLWLRILERVPKSILWLLRFPAAGEEHLMHEARRYAGDRVACRVIFTDVAPKHIHIHRGRIADLFLDTIECNAHTTAADILWSATPMLTWPRHVHKMCSRVAASIVHATGFGDEMTVHSEKEYEDRAVELAESISYVYYDDKGREVVGRVDHNRVRFASELEADANSAAAQAHSSGASTRPTGEAEANSGETWTKSADEECQGQGEQQARVQVASRVKRVRSANCEDDSASAQTRSGMSSGAHVDAKQTRVAGACKWRSTIRLAASAEYAGATTRRLKVSEASLASLRKRLLVTRQHSALFDTAQWTRDLEKGFVEAWTRWVYAIDYEDSPQMHGLQHPHSAHRLRRSGHIWVNQL, via the coding sequence ATGCCCAATCTGCCATCCAGCTCGTTCTCCTCGGAGGCTTCCAGCACTGCTTCGTACCGCAGAGGCTCGGAGCAGCTACCGTCTGCCTACTTGGCTTCGCAGGCGGGGTTTCCTCCACGCAGAGCATCCTTCGGCAATGCCCCTCCTACAGGTAGCGCCAACATGATGCTCAGAGCTGCCTCGGCCATGATTGCACAGGCCAGCTCGGGAGCAGAAGGTCTTCACGCCGTCAGCTCGGCCCTTCTCAATCAAGCCAAAGCGCAGGCATCCGCCGTCAGCCACCCGTCTCAGGACGTCAACGCCCATACTGCCAGCGCCACGCACTCCCAGTCCATTCCTATGGCTCGCAACGCCTCAGATTCAGCCAGCTATTCGGCTGCCATCAGCGCTCATATCGCCTCTGCCCTCGAGAACCAGATGACTAGTCCCAGACCACCACACTCCGCCTCGCTCCTCCCGCATACCACCACTCCTAACAGCACAGCCATCGATCCGCTAATTGCTTTGCCAGACTCTGACTCGATCCAACCCGAGGTGCAGATGGGAcgcatcgctgctcaagccgcTGCGCGCGAAGCTCAGACTCAATGGCGAACCCAATTGGCTTTGCGCAGATCGTCTCTACAGCCACACTCggcgacagcagcacaagcgTCCAACACTGCCCCTCGCCCCTCCACCAGCTCCACTGCAGCGGCTGCCTCTACCTCTTCTGGTGATACAGCCAACGTGCATTCTCAATCTCAACCATCCGCCAACCCAGCATCCCCAAATCAACGCAGCAATACACAGTCCACTCTCGACCCAGACACCGCCGACATGTCTTTCACCGAGTATCTTCGCTTTCTCGGCCTCAGCCACATTCCCCTACCTTCAGAAGGCATCGAGCTATCCTTTGGCCCCGACAACTCTTCCAACTCTCGCTACTGGGATGCCACAAATCCTCACATGGGCTTCAGCCTCTCGGGCGTTCCCAGCATGCCATTAATGCCCAACCCGCCACTACAGATGCTTCCTCCACCTGCCTCGCCTTCCTTCCGCAGAAAGCTGCCTCGCGCCCATTCTTGGTTCCGCCATCGTTCCAGTGCCTCGGCTAGCTCCTTCGAATGTACAGACACGAGCAACGACTTTGAGCCCAACGTCATGTCTCCCTTCCCCTACCCATTTCAGGTGGTCCAAACACCTGGCGGCACTGCCAGAGCTGGTTGGTGGGTGCCTGTTTCCGAAGTGCCCCCAGAGAGGAGAGCCGAGGCAGTCAAGATCGGTGAAGAGCCCGCTTCTTCGGCTGTGTTCGGAGTAGCAAGAGCGACAAAGCTTCAGTCGGTTCCTGAACATGTCTCTGGAGCAGAGCGAGACGGCGGtgaccaagaagctcaGCTCCTTTTCCAACCAAGTTACCGCGACTTTACCCAGGACGAGTATTCGACTCTTGCCACTGCTGCCGCCTATGCTACCGCAGCACTCACCAGCATCGCGTCCACACCAGGTGGCACATCTCAGTCCAGCTCGTGGAGACCGCTCACAGCATCGGAGCAGGAAGCCATCGCCATTCAGCTCAGAGCCTGGGCAGGCCTCGATGGTCCGCATgcccaagcccaagctcgaaaggcgcttgagcagcgccagaTGCATCTCATCCAACAAGCCATCCGAAAAGATCCGTCGACTCCATACGCTgccgatcagcagcaagtgGCTTCCCAAGACCACCTGAGCCAGCTACATGGTCCTGCGGGAGCCGCTCGCTTCTTCCCCCCCGATTTTGCAAGCCACTATCGCACCCAGCTCAGAGCCCTTGCCGAAGGCTATTACACCCGTCTTCATAATGAGAACCTCACCCAAGCACACTATGCACAGTCCGCGGCTAAAGATCCTGGCATGGATACTCCAGTCATCCATCACGACGCCACACCGACCTGTGACGCGCACAAGGCTCCGACAGGGGAAACGGTGCAGCCTCCGAGTCCTGATATCGCAGTATTAAGTAGGACGCAGCCTCCGGTCCACACCCCGACTCTACGTCCAGGTGCATGCGATCCTGTCGAGCTCTTGAGTGCCGCCTCAAATGCTGCTGGACAGGAGTCGTCCTCCCCTGAAGTACGCGACCAACTGCTCCAGTATGCCCACACCTTGTACACGCAGGGAAACCCGCAGGCTGATTCCTCGGCCAAAGGCACTGACAAGTTGCACCCGACGCTCCTGCCACTCTTGCACACCCTTCACAAGCTTCATCCAACCCACTTGCCTatcctgctgctgctttcaTGTGCCTACTACGCCGCCAGCAATTATGCGGGCTCGCTCTGGTACAACAACCAGATCCTCCGCATCGACCCTAACTATGTCGAGAGCATGAGCAACATCGGCACCACGCTACGCGCTTTGGGTCGATACAAAGAAGCCGAgagctggtggtggagggCAATTCGACTCCGGCCTGGCTATTGGGATGCCTATGAGAATCTCTTGGGCGTCATGTGTTCCGTCAATGCCCCAACAGCAGTAGCAAACAAGTCGGACCCCGAACATGGCCCAGGCGAGGCTCCTCCTTCGCAACCAAGATtccaagaagcgcttcaGCTCTGCGAGTTTGTCGAAGCCCATGTCGTAGGTCAGCAAGACGTGTCAGGCATGTCGATGATGCCCTTGTACCTCCCTCCGAATCTTCCTCTGACACAAACGCCGAGGCTTCAAAACCTCTTCTACGCCAAGGGCAATCTCAAATTCGTGCTGCCAGAGTTTGGCTCCGTgcccgctgctgcagagtACCAGAAGGCTGTTGAGGTGGTGCTCTCCACGGACGCGTCGAGCCGCTATAGCCTTCGTGATCTGGTAGTTGCAACTTGCGCCGTGGGTTTGCTCTCAATGGGTGCCATGCTTCCTGAaactgccgctgctgctgccgctgtcGAGGTTGCATTGGCGCTGGGAATCAACCCTACCAATCCAGAGCACGCCGTGATTCTAGCCAGTGGATCCTTCAGCCGCTTCTGTCAAGGAGGCGTGCTCGCGCTTGTCCAGCTTTCCGGTGACGTGGTGGTGCAAACGCTGCTTCGTCTGGGCAATGGGCAGCTGCCGATGTTGTTGCTCCTACCAGAAGCCGCTACTCAGCTGTGCAAAGTTGTCTTTGCAGAGACCGCCGGCAACTTGCCTGCACTCTCGCGGCCATCGCAGTCGCAGATCGCCAAGCCGCAGAACCTGGCGACACTGCAGCAGGTGCAAAAGCAAGCGGCGCAGACCACGTCAACAATCCTATTGACTCTCGCCAAGCTGTTTCAGGACGCTATAGCAAGCCCAATGGCGGGTCCACATGGCTCTTTGACGCTCGGCGGTATTCCGCCCTCGATCTCgttgctgcttccgctgTACTACctgtcgatctcgatgcaTGCATCCGCCTCGACTTGCAACAATCTAGGAATTTTGCTATCCTCGATTCCTGTCGTGACCACGGTCATCAACGCGGCAGGCCAGCCTCAACAGTTGAATGGACAGGCTCTCGCCATGCAGTACTACACACAGGGTCTTCAGCTGGATCCTAGACATCCTCACATCTATACCAACTTGGGCTCGCTCCTAAAGGACCTCGGTCACCTGAACGAAGCCATCAAGATGTACCAGAAGGCGGTGGAATGCAATCCTAACTTTGACGTGGCCCTTGCCAACCTGGGCAACGCGATCAAGGACCAGGGCCGCACGCAAGACTCGGTGGTCTACTACCGACGAGCTGTCCAAGTGAACCCACACTTCCCCGAAGCACTGTGTGGGCTTGTCAATGCATTGCTTGCGGTATGTGACTGGAGCGAGGTGTACACGGACAGACGCGACGCAGAAGAGCCCAAACAGAaaagcgacgagcgcggAGAGACTCGGGCATCAGCCAGCACGTCTGGTTGGATGGACAAAGTTTCCGAGCTGGTGTCTAAGCAATTGAGCGAGGGCTATCGATACGGTGCAGGTGCTTTTCAGACTGCTGCTTCACTTGCAGACTGGGTTCGAGCTATCATCGAGGCGATCGGAGACACTCGCACGGATGCTCCACAGATTTGGACGCGGCGTTTGCAGCCGTTCTACCAGCCTGGCTTTGACAGGGTTGCCAACCAGGTCTGCGAAGGTGGCTATTTGATCCAGCTGGTCGAGAGGATGATTCGCCAATCGCAGCGCCGATGGTACGTGGATGTATACGGTGCAGATACGCTGCAGACAAGCACCGAGCTTCCTAGGGTcacagcggcagcagcggcagcagcaagcaacAGCTCGAGATACGCACGCCCCAAATTACCCTCGTGCCTGGTCACTCCGGCTGTACCGACTGTGCTGCCGTTCCACACATTCACTTATCCTCTCTCTGCACGTCAGATCCGGCTGATCTGTCATCGCAACGCACTCAGGATCTCGCATACCACGCTGACGCAGATGTGGATGCCCGATGTGGTGTACCCGCCACCGTCCCCACCTTCGCCCAAGATCAACATTGGCTACATATCGTCCGACTTTAACAACCATCCGCTTGCGCATTTGATGCAGTCCGTATTCGGCTTGCACGATCGGTCGCTTTTCAATGTGTTTCTCTACGCTACGACGCCGTCTGATGCCAGTCCGTACCGGCAGAAGATCGAACGAGAGGCGCAGCACTTTTTGGATGTGTCGGCGTGGTCGAATCAGCAGGTAGTGGAGCGCATTGTGATGGACAATATCCATGTGCTCGTGAACCTCAACGGTTACACCAAGGGTGCACGCAACGAGATCTTTGCGGCTAGACCGTGTGCTGTGCAGGTGGAATTCATGGGATTTGCGGGCTGCATGGCGTCGCGCTGGACCGACTGGGTGGTAGCCGATCCCATTGTTTGTCCTCCCGAGATGACGAGCGTCGACCGGTGGCGCCAACAAAGCGAATTGGCGGCCAAATCAGGCTCGGTGCTCCAACAGCGCGCCACGGATCTGTTGGCTGACCTGGACCCTGAAGACGGCTCGGAAGATTGGGTGTATCCGGAACGATTCATTTACATGCCGCATTCGTACTTTGTCAACGACCATAAGCAGGGGTTCCGTGAAAACGTGGCTGTGGCGGGGACCGTGGACGCGCCCGGGGTAGTCAGCCAAGGCGCACAGCGTTCATCAGACTCGGCAAGGGAATCGACATgttcgagcagcgacgagcagttGTGGGCGAGCGAAGAGGAGAAGCGGTACGCGATGCGACGCGAGTTGTTCCCCAACTTGCCGGACGACTATGTGATATTTGCCGACTTCAACCAGCTGTACAAATGCGATCCGATGCTGTTCAGGCTATGGCTGCGCATTCTGGAGCGGGTGCCTAAATCGATATTGTGGCTCCTGCGATTTCCGGCAGCTGGCGAGGAGCATCTTATGCACGAAGCGAGGCGGTACGCAGGCGACCGGGTCGCCTGTCGTGTAATCTTTACGGATGTTGCACCGAAGCATATCCATATCCATCGCGGTCGGATTGCAGATCTGTTTCTGGACACGATCGAGTGCAATGCACATACGACTGCGGCCGACATTCTGTGGTCGGCGACGCCCATGCTGACGTGGCCACGCCATGTGCACAAGATGTGTTCTCGCGTTGCAGCGTCGATTGTGCATGCGActggctttggcgacgAGATGACAGTGCACAGCGAGAAGGAGTATGAAGATCGAGCGGTGGAGCTTGCCGAGTCGATCTCGTATGTGTACTACGACGACAAGGGGCGCGAGGTGGTCGGACGGGTGGACCACAACAGGGTCAGGTTCGcaagcgag